The following DNA comes from Moritella sp. 24.
CAGCTTGAATATCACTTTTAATCTGAGGTAAGGCTTTAATCATCTTATAACCAAGATAAATCAGATAACTGGCACCTAAATAGCGAATAACAGTGAAGACTTCAGACCAATTTTCAGCAATAGTCGCAAGACCAAAACAGGCTAGAATCAAATAAATGACATCACTGCCAATCATTCCCATTGCGAGCATGATACATTTCTTTGGCCCCTCAACCATAGCGCGCGCCAAAATAGCAAAAACACCCGGTCCAGGTGTGATACCAAAAATAAATATAGCGATAAAAAATGTAATTGCCGATTCAAGTGACATCAATAAAACCTTTTATTAGATAACTAAACATAACAGGGCTCGACCCTATCATAGCTATTTATAAATTTTATATAATTAATGCTAAATAATATTAATTACATCAAAATCTCATAATGTCTTTTAACATTAGCGGAAGCCTTACCCCAAGCCGAGTCTTTAACTCTGATCTGGTGTTGCTCAAACGACGTCTTATCAATAAATTCTTCATATACATTAAATCGGTTAAGATTAGTTTCAGATTGCGTAACATTAAACATCAAGCATCCGGGTTCATTACGAGTGAGTTCTTTATGACTTATAAGAGCTTGCTTAACCGCAGGTAAATCAGCTGTTGGGACTATAATAAATCCTTTTAGAATGACTTTATTCATCCGTATTTTCCTCTACGTTTAAAATAATCTATACCTTAAAATATAACGTAACACGAATGATCTAAATTATGTTGTTTGATATTTGCGATCAACCCAAAAAAAACGGCCTCAAATATACATCTGAGGCCGTTGGCATTTATCATATTAAACTTTTAAAGCTAACGTTTTTACATGCAACTTTAAACTAAGTCATTACTTGTATAAGTGACGCTCTGAGTTCAAGCCTTTAATCAAGCTCACACACATAAACAGCAATACAAACGTAAACGGTAACGCTGTGATGGTTACACCCGCTTGCAAGGCTTGTAGCGCTTCAGAACCACCAATCCATAACATAACACCAGCAATAGTACCTTCTAC
Coding sequences within:
- a CDS encoding putative quinol monooxygenase, which produces MNKVILKGFIIVPTADLPAVKQALISHKELTRNEPGCLMFNVTQSETNLNRFNVYEEFIDKTSFEQHQIRVKDSAWGKASANVKRHYEILM